The DNA region CGAGCCACATGATGAACGCCGTACCGGCGGTCATCGTCAACACGATGAGGGCTACGCGAGCCGGCGTGTAAATGGGGATCAAGGGGATTCCCTGGGTGAGTGTTCCGCGGCTGAACAGGAACGTGAGGCCAGTCGACTGCAGCAGTGCAAGTACGACCGTTATGTACCGGGTCCACTGGGTGATCACTTTCTGACCGGTCTCACCTTCGTCCTGCAGCGCCTGCAGCTTGGGGATCACGGCGGCGAGCAACTGCATGATGATCGCCGCTGTGATGTACGGCATGATGCCGAGGCTGAACACCGAGAAGCGCTCCAACGCACCGCCGGAGAACAGGTTCAGCAAGCCGAGGATGCCGGCCTGCTGCTGACTCGCTGCCAACTTCTGGACCGCACTGAGGCTCACCCCCGGAACGGGGATAGCCCCCCCGAGGCGGTATACGGCGAAGATGAACAGTGTGAACAAGATCTTTCCCCGAAGATCGGCGATCTTGAACATGTTCCGGTAGATAGAAAGCATCTCAGAGACTCCGCTAACGCTCGATGACTTCGACCGTGCCTCCAGCAGCCTCGATCTTTGTGATCGCCGACTTGCTGAATGCATGTGCCCGGACCGTGAGGGCTCTCGTGATCTCGCCTTCGCCGAGCACCTTGACACGCCCTCGCTTCTTCACCATGCCCCGCGACTTCAGTTCTTCCGGAGTCACGGTCGTGCCCTTGGAGAACACTTCCAGTGCTTCGACATTGACGACCGCGAAGTACTCCTTGTTCGGGTTCGTGAAACCGCGCATCTTAGGAAGCCGCCGCGTGAGAGGCATCTGCCCGCCCTCGAAGCCGATCCGAAGCTTGCCCCTGGCCTTCAGCCCCTTGGTCCCCCGGCCTGCGGTCTTTCCACGCCGGCCGGCCTCACCTCGCCCTACCCGTCGTTTGGGCTGCTTTGAGCCGGGCGCCGGGCGCAGATGATGGAGTTGGAGCTTCGTGATCTTCTCTTCGTCAGCCATATCAGTTCTCTGTCCTCAGTTCGCAGTTCTCGGTCACTCGTCGGATCGACGAACGACCGATGACCGACTACTTGTCCTCTTCGACCTTCACGAGATGCTGCACCTTGTGCAACATCCCACGAATGGCAGGGGTGTCCTCATGCTTGACCGTCTTGTGCATACGTCGCAGTCCGAGACTCCGAACGGTCGCCCGGTTCTTCGGCTTCTGCCCGATCGTGCTCTTGATGAGCGTCACGGCGAGCGTCTTCTTCGCCATCAGTCCGAACCTCCGGCTCTTCGCAGTTCGGCCGAGCGGTAGGCGGCGAGAAGCCCGGGTGGCGCGATGTCTTCCGGACGCTTGCCTCGCGCTGCGGCAACGGCCTCGGGACGCATTTGAGAGAGCAGACCGTTCATCGTCGCCTTGGCGACGTTGAGGTGCGTGGGCGAGCCAAGCGACTTGGCCAGGGCATCATGAATCCCTGCCGCTTCGAGCACCTGCCTGACCGCTCCTCCGGCGATCACACCGGTACCGGGAGAAGCCGGCTTCAGCAGGACCCGTGACGCTCCCTGCACTCCGATGACCTTGTGGATCAGCGTCGAGCCGGCCATCGGGATGGCGACCATGTTCTTGCGGGCCTCTTCCATGCCCTTCTGGATCGCCGCCGGTACTTCCTTGGCCTTGCCGTAGCCGATGCCGACTTTGCCGCGGCCATCCCCGACGACCACGAGTGCCGTAAACGAGAACCTCCGGCCACCTTTGACCACCTTGGCTACACGGTTGATCTGTACGACACGTTCGTCGAGTTGTTGCTGCGTTTCAGCCATTACCTGCTCCTAGAACTTCAGCCCGGCTTCGCGAGCCGCGTCCGCCAGTGCCTTCACCCGTCCGTGGAATGGAAATCCACCGCGGTCGAAGACAACTTCAGTGATGCCTGCACTCCCGGCGCGCTGTGCGAGTAGTGCGCCCACCTCTGCAGCCGTATCTCTGTTCAGTGTCTTTCCTCGAAGCGCCTTCTCCTGCGACGAGGCTGCTGCAAGAGTCTGTCCTGCATCATCGTCGATCAGCTGTGCGTAGATGTACCGGTTGCTGCGAAAGAC from Gammaproteobacteria bacterium includes:
- the rplO gene encoding 50S ribosomal protein L15, encoding MADEEKITKLQLHHLRPAPGSKQPKRRVGRGEAGRRGKTAGRGTKGLKARGKLRIGFEGGQMPLTRRLPKMRGFTNPNKEYFAVVNVEALEVFSKGTTVTPEELKSRGMVKKRGRVKVLGEGEITRALTVRAHAFSKSAITKIEAAGGTVEVIER
- the rpmD gene encoding 50S ribosomal protein L30, translating into MAKKTLAVTLIKSTIGQKPKNRATVRSLGLRRMHKTVKHEDTPAIRGMLHKVQHLVKVEEDK
- the rpsE gene encoding 30S ribosomal protein S5: MAETQQQLDERVVQINRVAKVVKGGRRFSFTALVVVGDGRGKVGIGYGKAKEVPAAIQKGMEEARKNMVAIPMAGSTLIHKVIGVQGASRVLLKPASPGTGVIAGGAVRQVLEAAGIHDALAKSLGSPTHLNVAKATMNGLLSQMRPEAVAAARGKRPEDIAPPGLLAAYRSAELRRAGGSD
- a CDS encoding 50S ribosomal protein L18, whose translation is MRGSRQEARRRRHRRVRKTLHGTNDRPRLAVFRSNRYIYAQLIDDDAGQTLAAASSQEKALRGKTLNRDTAAEVGALLAQRAGSAGITEVVFDRGGFPFHGRVKALADAAREAGLKF